In Dysidea avara chromosome 6, odDysAvar1.4, whole genome shotgun sequence, the genomic stretch gtgtccataaacatcatgtaaatgttgtaccatctcttcacaaataattttttattaagctgaatcccactgtagtggacttagccatatttaattACGTatatggctgcataggtacatacaacagaactcctcagaagggatacctggacaTCTTGAGCACCAGGACACctatttatacactgtactcccactctagtggtgcacatacatttagaccaagatacttctttgcatggcttctgtaatatgagcactttattatggtcctagcaatggaggggtttaccatatacatgtattaattatgcctcaatgtgtgaaattaattactacattacctTACATTCATGActactttgaagatcaagtcataaattcatgcATGGCCATGTAGgaggtaaacatgttgaccacatatttaacatttgcttgtactgatcttcaaaacaTGAAcgcaaaatactttgaaaaccattaattttagtaattataGTACCGCTGTAAATTACACactgaggtgcaagcaagtgttgataatataaaaactcttggtacaagtaacgTATATAGAATAACTCTTCTTTTCCCTGGACTATTGATAcataaagtgttcatttttgagaaaccacagacttgtcttgggtccaaaatgtatgtacaattataaagtaagatcgGCTATCAAGGTGCCCGGATATcttttttgaggaggtctgttgtacctatgcagccatgtatataacttgaatagtgtagagtgggaatatgtatgtatgtaagtgctctacggcaagattttacttaataaataaggtataactgaagagatggtacaacattatgGACGCATGttgatctcatttatagtcaacctgtctaataaggaccatttttggatttgctagaaagggttgatgctttggtgctatacattaagatccaattaaagCACAAATTAactgcagcttatagatggtcttccAATACAGGTGcatggtcactaatacaggttgcaatatACCTAGACatcttcactctgtaagacgaACGTGtcttgttgcgagtggttattggaggtgtacagcaataatagactgcacaTTCCACCACATCCACAACATAAATCAGACTGGCATCTTGAGTATGCATGGACGTAAAAATGTAGACTGTATGAATTACTAGGATTAAAATTTGGCTAGAAATGAGCAAACGTGAAAGATTCTATATTAGTCCATTGACTGATTTAGAATGATGATTGGTAAGGCATTCCAGGTGAGGAATTCTGTGAATGTTTAGTAGCATTGTTATAGTCTGTGTTTTATTATCTGAGCTTGCAGGTTAAGTGGTTCCCGAAATACAATTGTTGATAGTGAAACTGACGGTTGGATTTTTTAAAGGATTTGATAAGGAATAGTATATCAGAGGTGAGGAGATCTCAGAATGATGTTTTAGTATCCTGAATTACTTTACCAGTGACTATCGACATTGATTAAGACAACTCTTATCTGTATCAATATGAGATCAACATAAAGCCAGGGGTAGCTCCAGGAGGTTTCTGAGGgtttcagaaactggtcaagtgtattcaagCAGATAAAAAATATATTTTGCATAGGCACGAGACATTCAGatgaagatactctaatagagcagtcaatcactctaaatCACAGTATTGATTGTGTAGCAAGTTATATTTAGTagggatttttatgtactttaggAAATCAGTCACCAAAAATCATGATCTTATGAAAGCTGGTTTAATTCTTCCAGATTGTTGACTAGGAGTGCAGTTAAAATTGTTTGCCACCTGTGTTGGTAATTTGCATACTCACTAGCTATTTGGTGCaattacagtactaccataaGTATAGTGATCCAGTGGGATCAGGCTATGGCCGGACTACCCCCTTCAAGCTCGGTTGCTGGTTAAATATCCTCACATACAAAGTGTTTATTGTTTATATCAGAAGATGTAGCTGTGATGCATCACAATGTACAGGATCAGTTGTGTCATAGACAGCCGATTCTACTTCACTGATACCAGTGCATGAAATTCCTCTGGACACTTTTATGATGTCATTTATAGTCATTACTAGCCGATATTCATGTACACCCGTACCATCTCAATACATTCACTTACGTAGTACATTGGGATTACATTGAAGTCCGTAgtactatatagtctacagtagGCGAGACAGGAAATTTAGTTGCCATTTCAATTTTGTCTTGCATTTGTTCTCGTCAGACTTTTCACAACTTCTTCACTTACACTAATACCATCACAAGGGGACATCGATTTAAGTTATTTAAATCATTTTCAAGATTAAAAAAATGTAGATCTgattattttttaaaatagGATTCTCAATGACTGGAATGGCTTACCTGACTATGTTGTAAATGCTAATTCAATTAATTGTTTTAAATCAAAAATAGAGTTTCACTTAGCTAAttctagatttatttttgtatagccatCTTATGATTGTACAAATTTTTGTTGACCCGGTATACAGGCAGTGCATTTACCGGTAATTAATAGTACTATAATACTAGACTAGCATTTACTGAGCTAATTCATATTCCGGATATTCGTAAACTGACACCGTGTATTAAAGAAACTCCCTAATGAACATTCTTCTCGTGAACACCCTTGGTGAACACTAAATCATCGTTCGTGTAGTCTTTGTTTGGATTCTGAGTTCTAGTTGCTTAAAACATCGAGTGGCGTTCTACTGAAATGAAGGTACGAGAAATAttaatacagtagctacataccCTGACACGGCGTGATCACTGATCCCATGACGCCGGTACTCATAGTCACGGCCGAAGTAGCTAAAGGTGGTGTAAGTGTGACACTGATCTATTAGATATCTTCAGTATGTCATGCGCCTAATTTGAAGGCGTGGCATGGCACTAATTGACGTACATACACTTGAAAGTTTATCTATGGTTTAAGTTAAGGTCACTCTTTATAGAATGACTGAACAAATGTATATGAGTGAGAATCGATCTGAATAGTGGCAAACATGATTATACTGTTTATGTGAAATCTTTTGGTGtgtattatgcacctatcaatgtattgccccactaccccccctcgggcatatgtgggggggctatagtggggatttgacacagtcgaatgtcaaatgccccatagtagggcaaacctatcgtgtcaaatccccaccattggccccagttgcaacgcgggatttgacatagcgaaggaagttacaacaaaaaaatatttgggtgcttactgaacgattgtcaaatgccccatagtggggcagcagtttcgtgtcaattccccctgtaaagccccacttacgcccgagggggggggggggggggggggggggggcaatacattgataggtgcattattaaTAACATTAAAAGTCTTAGCTACAGATTTTGATGTTGTTTGAGCTACTGTGTGTATACCTATATAATTTATTACTTGTCAACTCAATTTGCAGTGGATTTCTCTCAGTTATATTATTGTGCTCACCAGTACACTGAGATGTGTAGTAGTGGATGGCATGTCATCAGGAGCACCAGTAGCTGCTTGTGAAACTGGTACCAACATTGTACCTAACCATAGTCCCAATACTCCATCCACCAATCAACTTCCATTCTCTGTGGACTTGACTGAGTTTACTGAAAATATTTATAACCCTGGACGTACTTACACAAGTAAGCATACACCATATTATATATTTTTGTCCCGTCATTGCTTGTACACAGTTACTATGCGTGGTGGTCCTAATGATAGTAATTTTAGAGGCTTCATGATTCAGGGGAGGCTAGTAGCTGATGATTCTCCTACTGGTACATTTGCTGATTTTGGTACTAACTTTCAATCACAATGTAATAATAACGTAAGACTGTACTGTATGGTGGAGTAGTCAGTTTATTACATGTTACATTATTATAGACAGCTGCTACACACACTAATGGTAATCAGAAGACTTCAGTTGTTCTATCATGGACAGCACCACCTGTTGGAACTGGCAACATCACATTTAGGTATGTGGACTTTATTTCAATGAAATGACAATTATTATTTGTTAGGTAGTAAAAGTATTGTGCTTTAACACAAACACGATAGCTTGCCAGTAGATTTTTGGCGTGGCCCATGGAGAAACATCATCTAAAAactagcctcacttttccctgatgacaatgaagcagtattagTTAGTTAAAACTAAACTTGAACA encodes the following:
- the LOC136257831 gene encoding putative defense protein, encoding MKWISLSYIIVLTSTLRCVVVDGMSSGAPVAACETGTNIVPNHSPNTPSTNQLPFSVDLTEFTENIYNPGRTYTITMRGGPNDSNFRGFMIQGRLVADDSPTGTFADFGTNFQSQCNNNTAATHTNGNQKTSVVLSWTAPPVGTGNITFRFAFTDSFPLFWANIHTATIQEGPEISITLSSTVMTATTTSTPTVTPSPTGSNTGRGSGVGLLASTMMILFLAMFPITIS